The Strix aluco isolate bStrAlu1 chromosome 18, bStrAlu1.hap1, whole genome shotgun sequence genome includes the window CTGAACCACAGTCCCGCTCCCAGAGCGGTCAAGCCAGACCCGGGACAAGCAGCAAGAGCGGCAGAGAAGCTGTGGTGGCAGAGCACCGGGCAAGACTCTGCACAGCCTCCTGAAGGGCTGGCACactggctgtgctgggcaggtGAGCCCtgcgcccccccaccccagcccataCTAGACTGGACGAGACGCTCGGTCTTGGTGACAGTGCTGCGTGCCGAGCCGTCGGCCGACTGGGTGCTCTGTGTGGTGGTGGTCTCCGTGGCGTGGCCGGCCCTTCCTGCTGTAGCCTGGCTCCTCATCTCCTGCAGCCGCTGGTCCCGCTCCTTCTCCCGCTGGTCTGCAAACGCAGGTGAGAGACAGTGTCAGCAGCCAAAGCCAGGGGTGGCAGGGACGGTCCCCACCACACAGGGGGTCCTGCCGAGTGCTGCCAGCCCAGAACCAGCTTGTGGGAAGGATGACGCCCTCAGCCTGGCACAGCCAGGGATGCAGCAGAAGATTCAACACACCCTCCTGCTTCACCACAGCTGGAcagccccatcccagcaccctgccagctccACCTGCACCACCACCTCCAGAGCCCCGACCCCTGTGGCAGTCACCATCCCCAAGTACCTCGCTTGCGCTGGCGCAGCTCCCGCATGGCGTTTCGGATCAGTCGCCGCTCCTCAAAGTCTGTTGTCCGatccagctgcaggaggaggtggaggtcaGCATCACTCCTCTGCCACCAGCTCACAGTCCCCTCGCCTTCCCCCAGGAACCCGGTGGCAGAAGAGGTACCATCTTATCCAGAACATCCTCATCCTCAATCCTGTTCAGCTCCTCGACGTTCAGcttgctccttctctccagcTCTCTCACTTGGACCTTCTCCATGCCATTGGGCAGCTCCGGCTCCAGCTTTGGCGCCTGGGGCTGCTCCACCACCTCTGGCTCCATCTACAAGGACAGTACCAAGCGACTGAGCCCCCACCAGCTTGGCCACCCCCCCCATGCTGCTCAGGGTCCAAGCCCCGCATTGCCCTGACACTTGCCCGGTGCCACGGGCAGCAGGGACCCTGGAGGTGTGCCAACATGCAGCATAAGAGCTCACAGCCGCAGGCATCTGCGGCGACCAAGGCAGGCAGGGGAGTGCAACATCCCCCCCTGcagcaccccctgccctgggggggCCCAGCGTTCTCTGACCTACTCCCAAGTCTGGCTGCCAAAACAACCCCAAATATTCCCCACCCCTCATCACCAGAGGCTGCCAGGCCCCTCCAGCAAGCAGGGGCTGCCCAGGTGCTCCaggctgggcagtgcctgtgcccAGCAGCAGGCAAGGTGCTGGCAAGGCCAGTGTGTGCCGTTAGGAGCACAAGGGATTTCCAGGGAATTAAGGGACTTAGTAGAGAGAAGAGCTTGTGCAGGAGATCAAGAGCCTCCCCCACATCCTGCTCAGAATCTAGGCCAGCTTGGCCCCTGCCAGGGCAAAGCCAGGACGCCAAGTCCCTTTCAGCACGACCCCCCAGCAATGCATGGCAGGCAGCGGGCCAGGCCCGGAATAGGGCATGgaggcagcagagaggaggtgCCAGTGGGGGCCAAAGCAGCCCCACCACACACCtggccccatcctgcaccccgCTGGCCCAGCCCGGCACCCGGCCCACGGCAAAGCCGCCAGCGGGAGGTGACGCCAGCCACGTGCGCCTGTACCACACCACCTGTGCCTTGCCACTGCTGTGTGCGGGCGAGGACAggacagctgcctgcagcccgcccgcccggccggcATGCCGGCAATGCGGAGCAGGCAGGCActgtgctccctgcagcagcGAGCCCAAATGGTGGCAGATGCCTGTGACACTGCGTCGCCTGTGCAGCGCGGCCACGGTCCCACCTCATGCCAGGGGCTTCGCCTTAGCTTCAGATAGCCCGGGGGCCACCAGGAGCCCTGCGAGCCAGtgccaccctcccacccccccgcTGGGTGCTGccgtggggcagggctgcccgcaCTCACGCCGCTGTTGCTCCCGGAGAGGTGCAGGGCCGATTGCTGGCGCGTGCTGGAGAAAGCTGGCGGATGGGCCACGGGGACGCCGGGCTCCTCGGTGCCCTCAAAGTGGGCGCAAGGGTCCTGTGCTTCCAGAAAGAGGGTGCTGAGGTCCTCCCCGGGGGTCTCCTGCGGCCCCAGCCGCAGCACTAGCAGGTCGAGACGGTGGCCCAGGCGCGCCAGCTCTGCCCGCAGCTCCAGGtgctcctcctccagcgcccgcAGCGCCCGTGCCAGGGGCTGCACCTGCTGCAGGGCCTGCTCCAGCCGCCCCTCCACTGCCCCCCGCAACGCGCCCAGCTCCTGCCGCAGCTCCACCAGCTCGGCCGCTCCGACCTGCGCCAGCCCCTCCAGGCTGACCCCCGGCATGGTGGCGGTACCGGTGCCGGCAGGCGCTGCAGCGAGCCCCGCTCAGCTGTCCTCTGCCCTTTATAGGGGCGCCGGGACACCACCCCCGGCTGGAGGCCggcccagcacagccccgggcCTGCTGGGCTATTCTTGTCACTGCGGCTGGGGGTCCAGCGCAGGGGTGCCGAGGCAGGCGCTGACACTTGGCAGCGTCTCCAGCCCTGGGACCAGATGGCTTTGACGGCGGGGAGCCCTGCTGAGCAGcacccccggccccgggcggctGCCAGCACCCCAGACACCAGCCgggggggtgctgtggggcacagcAGGTGGGGTAGGGCCCCCATGTGGGATCAGCCTCAATTATCACCATACTGGCTGTGCTCCAGGGCTGGGGACCACCCATGCACCCTTTTGCCCAAAGTGCCCTCCCACTCCTGGATGGCATCACCCACAACACACTGACATCTCCAGCCTCGGGCTGGTGCCAGTGATCACACCCCCAGCCTGTCCCCACTCCCCCCCAACCCAGAACAAATGCCCCAGGGGGACCAGGTCCCTGCACAACAGACACAGGCTGCACCCCCACCAGCAAGAGGACCTGCTGCAGCAGCCACCATCCCCAGTTCCCCGCACCTCTGACTGAGCCCTACCTGGCAGGGCTGCCAGCACCactgccgcctcctcctcctcctcctccctgcccacaggCAGCACACCTGGAGGTTGCGTCTGCCGACAGGCAGCTGATGGGTCCCAAGCCCCACGCCCCACTGGGCAGTGCTGCTAATACCTTAATGAGAGCTGACAGGCTGCTCGGGCTAAGCCTGCCCAAGTGCATTAGCACGGGGAAGTCACCCCTCTGCAGGCAGCGAGCTGCCAGCGGGCAGCAGAACCTGCTGGCTAGTGCAAGCAGCACTTGAGAACAGCCctgccaggctgtgggcagcgCCTGCTTCATGCTGGCAAGGGCTGAGGCAAGGATGGAGCGAGCCAGCGATGCCAGGGCCACTGGTGGTGCCATGGCCACTCGTGGTGCTGTGCCCGCAGAGGCAGCTGGGCGAGCCAGGCACACGCAGGGCCACGAGCGAGGCAGCAGCACACTTGACATCCAGCTTCTGCCAAGGCCGCGTGCGCGAGTGCCTCGTATTACCCTAGATGGCCAGGAGCAGATAAAAGCACTTGAAGGGCTGCATGCGCGGAGCTGCCTCCTGTGCACACTcagccccactgcccccagcaCCTGGGGGGGCCacatccccctctccccccaaaacagagcagaaggattttattttttttttccagttgcacCCAAGAATCCTTCCCAGGCCAggtgggctggggctgctgctttgcTACCAGTTCAGGATTGCAAAGCAGGAAGAAGCAGGACCCCCAGCTTGCAGCTCCAGGGTGGGTCAGACACCCTCGGGGAGCCCTTACTGAACAGGCTCCCCAGCGCCACATCCAAGGTCCGTTTCCAGGAGGGAAAACAGAGGGGTGGGTGGTGATGGGTTTTTCTCTGAGCTGCTGCCACCCTAAAAGGTGTTTAAAACAGAGGGACACCCGCAAAAGGCTCTGAGCCCACCTTCCCCCAACCCCCCGAGTATCTGCATACGTGGCGCCACAGTGCAGGGGGCTCATGTGGCTGGGGCTGGGTATCCACACATTCTTAAAACACCttgtaaaaaccaaaaaaccccccaaaaccccaaaccaaccacgGCCAGAGCCTTGAGACTGTGCTGCCAGCACCAACCTGCCCACCTTGGTCACTGCTCCCCACCCCAAGCCCAGGACCCCCCAGGTCATGCCCAAGGGGGGGCACGGCCCCATGGCACCCAGCCCTTCTAGCCACTCACCTTGGTGACATTGCTGCTGACACTGTTGACACTGCAGACGCTGCTGACACTGCTGGGGACGGTGGTGATGCGGATGGGGGTGCTCCGCAGCCCCAGGGTCACCTCTGCAAGGGGAGCGAGAGGCACACGGGGtttgtcccagccccagccccgcaggCTCAGCCCCGCGCCGGGGGAGCGGCTCCGTCcaggctgcctggctgctgcacaCATCCTGCCTCTGCAGCGGGCACCGAACTCTGGCACAGGGGAAGGGCTCTGGGGACAGCCAAGGGACAGGGAAGCCAGGCCCCCCTCACCACCCTGGTTCATCCTCCTCCCCAAGGAAGGGCACTTTCCGCAGTGCTCTAGCTGGAGCCAAGGCCCCCCCCAGCATGAGGGATGGCCCAGGAGCATCCCGAGCCAGCCACATCTGTGGGCAGGCAGGGCTAGAtcaggggcagggctggctcagacactgcagcagcagagatggggCAGAGCAGGACAGTATGGACACCCACAGaccagcaggtcagtggggggAGAGCACTAACATGGGGCAGAGgatggggcagggctgcaggaacGGTGCAGGGAGTTGGGGAAGGACCCCAGGCACGAGTGTGTCAGGACAGTGCGGATGGGACAGGATGCAGGGCCAGTACTGAGATGCTCTAAGCAGGCTGAGCATCCCTGCCGAAGGGCAAGGCTGCCAGGCATGCTCCTGCCCATGGCATCTGCTCTTCTGGCAGTACTCGTGCTCAgcctctgggctgccagcaccTAAAtgccacttctgctgctgctgtgtcccaTCAGTGCCTGCCTGGCCTGTCACTGCCCTCCCGCCTGCTGGTTTCCACCCACTctctggcacccagcaccctgtcAGTGCCCAGCTGCCCACTGACACCCATGTGCTCCGCTGCCTGACTGCGTGTATCACCCCACACAAGCACTGTTCCTGTGCTTACGGCCCTGCCAGACCCACCTGCCTGCTGGTGCCCGCTGCCTCCACATGCCCCCTGCCCACCTTTCCTGGTCCCACCTCCGGGAGCGATGCCCACTCGTGCCCATCATCCCTACagtgcccagctgcctgcaccgCCCACCTTCCCCATCCCATCGCCCCCGCTGCCCACCTTCCCCGCTCCCTCCGCTGACAGATGCCACCTGCCCCTGCCCTACCCATCCTCCTCGCTCCGCTCCCCCGACGGGTGCCCCTGCCCACGCTCCCGGTGCCCACCTGCCCGCTGACTGCCGGGGGCGGCCGCGACGCGGGGCGCGAGGGGCTGCACGCGCCCGTCCTTGATCTCGATGGTGACGAACGTCTTCATGCCGTCGAGGCCGGCGGGGACCGGGGCCGGGCGCCGCTctgctccgccgccgccgccgccccgcgcgtTTTGAgcgggccccggcggggccgTGCGGGGCCCCCGCTGCCAttggccgggcccggcccgcccccccgcgccgcccgcccccgccgggccgcccgctgccgccgagccgggggccgggcccgggcccgccggGGTGAAGCGCTGGGCACGCTCCCGCACCGAGGCGGCCCGCGGCAGGGGCCTGTCGGGGCTTTGCTCTGTGGGGGACAGGCGCGGGGGGGTCAGCGGGGCTGCAGCGACCCAGGGGCGTCCCCTCCACGCATGCTGcaaccccctccccagccccgcacgCTGCatgcagcccccccccaccccagggaccccaccacgcaccctgccctgccccccaGGGTGCCCACACGATGCATgtgtcccgccccccccccccccccccccccccccgagaccccACCACATGCAACCCCCCGGCTGCCTCGCCACGCGTGCTGTCCCACTGGGGCGCTGCAGCCCCTCAGAGCTTCTGCCCCCGTCTCCTGCGGGGGCCCGGCTGCCTGCGCACCCCGGTGGGAAGGGATGGGTGCTGGGCGGGGGCCAAGGGAGCGGGTgggcagccagcagccagccctgctcagccagcagcaggcagccacTGAGAGCTGTGTGCCTGCCCAGGCTCCGCTGGGGACCTCCTGCCACCGGGAAGCTGAGAGCGGAGGCAGCCGCTGCTGGGACCGTACCTGTGCGGACCGCCGGGCGCAGGGAGGAGGACGTCTGCTCCCACCGGTGAGTGTTCAGGCGGGCCGGGGTCCCCGCTACATCCTGGGTGGGCGCTGCCACTTGGAAGGGACAGGCCAGATATGCAAGGAACAGGACACGGGGAGCAGAGGGTGAGCACAGCACAGGGTGCTGTTGCCGTCCCCACCCAGCAAAGCACCCTGGGGTCCCCCTCCCTGTCACCTCACACTCCCCAGAGCATAGTGCCAAAATCCACCAGTGCTCACAGGCTGCCCCGCACCCCAGGCAGCTGGCTCTGCCCACAGTGCCAAACCACACCGCAGAGGAGGGCAAGGCAGAGATTGGGGTCCTGTGCCCCAGCAGGGCAGTGAGTGGGCTGTGCTGAAAGATCAGGACCACCCTGCACCCGTCAGGTCCTGGCATAGCAGGGCCAGCCCAGCATCACCTCTGGAGAGGAGGGCAAGGGGGCCCAGTGGCTCCACCCAGGGAGCACCCCAGCCAGGGTACAGACAGGCACTGAACAGGCAGCGCTCTGGCCTGGGGACGGAGTATCTGCTGCCCAAGTGGTGGGGGTCAGCCTTGCCCCAGCACCCAGGTTTGAGCCCCCAGGGGAGGCAGGTCCTGCATGCTTCTCTCTGCCCTGGGCCTGTGCCACATGGCAGCCCCGCCACCCAGAGCATCTCCCTGGGGTTTCTGCCTTcccaggagccagcagccccccagggctTCTTGGAGGGAGGGGACCTCTGCCTGCAAGGGTGGCTCCGAGTGGGAACCCTGACCCTGGAGACAGAGAGCTgctttctatttgtttttttttttccccccccttcatttcctcccagcacagctgctggGACAGTTTTCCCAGCAGTAGGAAGAGGGCAGCTGCTGGCCACTTCAATCCCTCAAGGCTGTGGGGAGGACCTGGAGGGTGCTGGGCCCCAGCTGGGCCAGTGAGTGCAGCCCTGGGGGGGTCAGGGCCAGCCAGTGCACGGCTCCCGGCCTTATTGGGACAAAGAATGCAAAAGGCCGGGGTTTGCTGCCGGCATCAATTCCCTTTCATGGCCCTGCTGCCGCCCAGCCTGGAGCTGGGGGACTGGTAAACAGCCTGCCTGGCACCCCGCtcccccagcaccaccaccacacGGCTGGGTGGCAAATGGTCACCAGCTGGGGACGGCCCTTGGCCTGGCTGTGTCCTGCCCTCACATTCCTGCCCTAGCCTGCATGGGCTTAAGTCACATCCCCAGGGCTGACGCCCTTCCCTGCGCTGCCAGGATGCATGTGCCATAGGGCAGAGGGGCAGCGGGGGcccctgggcagcgctgcccagctagggggcagccccggccccagcACTCCCTCCCCACGCAGCTGCACTTACCCACTGGTAGCTCCCCATGCCTCCCGACCAGCCCCGGCCCTGGCCACGCACCCCGGCACCAAGctgcagggaggaaaaagggCAAAGCAGTCAGCGGGAGGgagcacacaccccccccaccccatgccatcgaGCTGCCTTCACCCATGGGACTGCCAGCCCCCAGTGAAGAGGGCAGTGGCAGCCGCAGCCCGTGCCACCAGTTCTGTACCTGGCTGCCCTGGCGGCCAGCGCTGGGCTGGCCCAGGGGGGGCTGCTCCAGCTGGTGGCTTTGCCCTGCACCGGGCTCCTGGGCCGTGGCAGGGCTGCCCAGGCTCGCTTCCTTCCAGGCTGCCTGGTGCTGCCCCTTGGCTGGGCAGTGCCTGGGGAGCACGGCTGGCCCCGCTCTGGCTCCTCACCACCATCTTCAGGTTCTGGACTGTGCTCCGGGGCCGGCTGCAGCTCCAGGAGCACAAGGGTCCCCGAGACCAtggctgcaggagagagaagaggcTCGCATGGGGGAAGCCAGTGGCTACCTGCAGagcatccctgctcctgcagccccaccaggcacccacctcccctgcctgcaccttTGGGAGATGCCATGCTGCCTTCTCCATCCTCCCATCCCTGCCCGCAGCTGGCCCTGGTGCTGCTTTGGCCCCAGGCACACAGCCAGACGGGACTTTGCCGCTGGCATTCACGGGGACTCACCCTGGGTGCTGGGTTTCTGGGAGTCTCCTGCCTGCCGGCTGTGTAGCTCCTGCATCCCAGATCCTGCTCACTGCATCATCTCGCTTGTGGGCCTGGGGAAAGCAGCGGGTGAGAGCAGGGCCAGACCCATTCTGGTCTCTGACCCGGTCACCCTGTCCCATCCCTGCCGCCCAGCCAGGGACACACCACAGGCTATGGCCTCTTCCCATGCCACCCAGGTCCCTGCCTGCACACTGCGGGGGGATGGACAAGCCATCCCCTGCACAGGGGTCactgcaggaggctggcagggtgACAAGTGTCCCCACACCCCACAGTCTCcaccaggcagggaggagggtgcTCTGTCTACTGAAGGGGAGGCCCAAACCCTGTGCACCCTGGGGGCTCCTGGCACTCCTCTGTGTGGGGCTGGTGTGGGCCACGAGTACACCAACCTTGTCCAGCATGGATGCCAGGAAGCATGAGGAGAGGACAGTCCCTGCCCAGTGcccctgtcccctcctgtcccccagcCCAGGCACCTCAGGGCTCCGTGGGGCAGGAAGCACCTAGTTTTGCATcaccctgtccctgctgtggcaTGAGAAGCTTTGCTTGGCCAACGATGGGATGCTCTGGCGCAGACCACATGCAGGTGACAGGTATGTCCCTAACACACAACACACCTGAGCAGGGCCAGGGTGTCCTGGTGTCACCAGTCAGAGAACAGGGCACCAGTTCTGGCTGTGTCAGTGTCTCTAGGAGCACTGCAGGCtccagggcaggggaaggtggagaGGGGCCTGTACCTGAGGGGCACAGGGGAACCAGGACCCAAACATGCCAGGTACCACTGCAACCACTGTTTAAGGGAAAGAGCCTCAGGTTGGAGTAATCAGCTGGACAGAGCGGGACAGAACCATCGGCTGCTTGGGAGATGTCCCAGCACATCCGGATGGGGAAGACAGACAGTGTTGAAAGGTGGCACTGGGCCACATCCCCCTGCAGCCTCTTGCCACGGCCTTGGGGCAGGCAGAGGGCAAAGCTGGGCTGAATGGAGGTGGATGCGGGGACCCACACCTTCCCACTCAACTGTGGTTATAACCActgcttctcccttccccaccctcttCCCCAAACAGCAACCCTGCATGGTGTCTCTGCAGGGACCTCCTACCACCACAAGAGCCACAGTCCCTGCGGGGTCCCCATCACTGCACAGGACAGCCCTGCCCACCAGCTCATCCCTCCTCTGGCCAGAGCCCCCACCATGGCTGGCAGGCACCAGCCTCGCTCCAGAGTGGGCCCCGGCCCCTCAAAGGCCAGCAGGAACAACCAGCATGGGGAGCGGGATGGGGGGATCAAGGTTTCTGCCTGTGCAAGGGGcctggtgcaggcagctgccacagaCAGGACAAGCGGCCGTCACCTCCAAAGACCACCATCCCCAGAGAGCCGCAGCAGGCAGGGGTACACCAGGTGCACCGAGGGGGCCCACAGACCCCCTGCCCGCACCACTCGCACCCCAGGCTGCATCCTCAGGGAGAAGCCCAGGGGCACCCAGGCCTGAGCCCCAGGCCCCAGCTCACCACTGCTGCGTCCCCACGTCCCCAGAGACCCCAGCTTCACCTGCCCCAGGTCCCTTGGGTGGGCAAGCCTGGCATGCCCTGGAGTTTGTGCCCCAGACAGGCTGAGACAGGAGCCCAGGGAAAGGCGAGGAGGTCCTCAGTGGTCCTGTCCCCCCAGCAGTGCCACACACACTCACCGCTGAGCCTTCAGGCTCCTGGGCAGGGGACTGCTCTGCAGCACACACGCAGCCGCTTTCCTCTGGCCCAGCCAGCACCCGCTGCTCTGCATCATCCCGCTCGCTGCTCTCCCCGCTCCCAGTCGTGGCTTGGGGCTCAGTGCTGTCCTCGCCATGGCTCTCCCTGCTCCCGGTCACGGCTGACAGCTCGGTATCACCCGTCCGGCTGCCAGCCAGGGCTGGTGTTTCAGCATCATCCCTACGGCTGCTTTTCACGTCCCTGGGCACAGTGCGGGGCTCGCTGCTGTCCCTCTGGCTGCTCTGTGCATTCCCAGCCAGGGTTGCGGCTGGATGGGAGCAAAGGTGGTATTTAGGAAGGAGCTGCCCATGCCCTGGGCTCTCTAGGGTAGTGCCCTGGGATGCGGGGACTGTCTCACCTTCGATCTCCTCAGCTCGCAGCTTGCGGATGGCAGCTCGGATCAGCTTGCGCTCCTCGTACTCACCCGCCGCCCGCAGCTGCAAGAGGGATAGACCCAGGAGAGAAGCAGGGTCACCCCGGCACACGGTCAGCCCCGGCACACGGTCAGCCCCGGCACACGGTCAGCCCCGGCACACGGTCAGCCCCGGCACACGGTCACTCACCAGTTTGGTCAGCTCCTCCACATCAGTGATAGCTTCAAGCTGCCGGGCCAAGGCAGCCAGGGCtgtctgctgctcctcctccaggTGCTGGGACCTGCGCAGTGGCAAGAGCGGCTGGCTGGGAGCTGCCATGGGTACTTGGGAGCAAAGTCCCCTCGTGGGCAACCAGCAAATTCAGGCAATGGGCCCCCCACGCGTGCCAAGCCACTCGCCGTTGGGCTGCTCTCACCCTTGTGTCCACCCAAATCTGTCCCAGCCAGAGCGGGGCCAGGCATCGAAGCCACCGTCCCCTGGAGCAGAAGCAGGGGGTGAGCAGGACCCCAGCGCCACGCCAGACTCACCGTGGCCAGTTCTCCTTGTTGTCTTGTCGGTGGCTGCCGCGCTCCGGGCGGAAGCGCTTGGATGCCAGTGCCTCCTCGTCCCGCTCCAGCTCCTGCCGCTGCAGCTCCCTGATGGCCGAGCGGATGCGGCGCCGCTCAGCCAGATCCAGCGTCGCTTCCAGCTGGGTGCAAGAGGGCAGGGGCTCAGCACCGGCTCCAGCCACTGTGCCGCCTCCGCCCAGCTGCCCGGGCT containing:
- the SMTN gene encoding LOW QUALITY PROTEIN: smoothelin (The sequence of the model RefSeq protein was modified relative to this genomic sequence to represent the inferred CDS: inserted 4 bases in 3 codons), yielding MSQETLLGMDEGALRKLLEATLDLAERRRIRSAIRELQRQELERDEEALASKRFRPERGSHRQDNKENWPRSQHLEEEQQTALAALARQLEAITDVEELTKLLRAAGEYEERKLIRAAIRKLRAEEIEAATLAGNAQSSQRDSSEPRTVPRDVKSSRRDDAETPALAGSRTGDTELSAVTGSRESHGEDSTEPQATTGSGESSERDDAEQRVLAGPEESGCVCAAEQSPAQEPEGSAAHKRDDAVSRXSGMQELHSRQAGDSQKPSTQAMVSGTLVLLELQPAPEHSPEPEDGGEEPERGQPCSPGTAQPXGQHQAAWKEASLGSPATAQEPGAGQSHQLEQPPLGQPSAGRQGSQLGAGVRGQGRGXVGRHGELPVVAAPTQDVAGTPARLNTHRWEQTSSSLRPAVRTEQSPDRPLPRAASVRERAQRFTPAGPGPAPGSAAAGGPAGAGGAGGRAGPGQWQRGPRTAPPGPAQNARGGGGGGAERRPAPVPAGLDGMKTFVTIEIKDGRVQPLAPRVAAAPGSQRAEVTLGLRSTPIRITTVPSSVSSVCSVNSVSSNVTKMEPEVVEQPQAPKLEPELPNGMEKVQVRELERRSKLNVEELNRIEDEDVLDKMLDRTTDFEERRLIRNAMRELRQRKRDQREKERDQRLQEMRSQATAGRAGHATETTTTQSTQSADGSARSTVTKTERLVQSSDGTKTSRTTTMESSFVKRSDDGNSTFVQTKSSYSSSSKKTGSIFDREDESVSRQSSLAALERRQAEKKKELMKAQSLPKTSASQARKAMMEKLQKEGGSSPNPAVARTAVQRSSSFGVPNANSIKQMLLDWCRAKTRGYEHVDIQNFSSSWSDGMAFCALVHNFFPEAFDYSQLTPQNRRHNFEVAFSSAEKHADCPQLLDVEDMVRMREPDWKCVYTYIQEFYRCLVQKGLVKTKKS